The following coding sequences lie in one Verrucomicrobiota bacterium genomic window:
- a CDS encoding prepilin-type N-terminal cleavage/methylation domain-containing protein codes for MQTTLQHALRRHRRAGRQAWSELGFTLLELLVVVAISAILVGLLLPALSKAKGKAESIRCLNNLRHLQLAWQMYCDDHNDNLPLNWDGSPPGSWVVGFANTDTTTSNIQQGTLYPDVGSPEVYRCPADKSTVNDEKGGLPRTRHYAMSSYMNCDMRRSPALQRQVVFHKTQAIQKPPPALAFVLMHTTPQTTGDGECYMPFTPWLWGGYPFNHGKGQNWSFADGHVEHRRWLDEDTVRKSKIKFLPGTAYALPGNRDYIALQEAAPLWWVLDPKNPDP; via the coding sequence ATGCAAACCACCTTGCAGCACGCGCTGCGGAGGCATAGGCGAGCGGGCCGACAAGCCTGGTCTGAACTCGGTTTCACTCTCCTCGAACTACTGGTGGTCGTCGCCATCAGCGCGATTCTGGTCGGGCTGCTCCTGCCGGCGCTGAGCAAAGCCAAAGGGAAAGCGGAGTCGATCCGTTGCCTCAATAATCTCAGGCACCTGCAATTGGCGTGGCAGATGTACTGCGATGATCACAACGACAACTTGCCATTGAATTGGGACGGTTCACCACCTGGGTCCTGGGTCGTCGGATTCGCCAATACCGACACAACGACATCGAACATCCAACAAGGCACGCTCTATCCTGATGTCGGCTCGCCCGAGGTCTATCGCTGCCCGGCGGACAAATCGACCGTCAACGACGAAAAGGGGGGACTACCCAGGACGCGTCATTACGCGATGAGTTCCTACATGAATTGCGACATGAGGCGGAGCCCCGCTCTGCAAAGGCAAGTCGTCTTCCACAAGACCCAGGCCATTCAGAAGCCGCCGCCTGCTCTGGCATTTGTGCTCATGCACACGACTCCCCAGACAACCGGGGATGGCGAATGTTACATGCCCTTCACTCCTTGGCTTTGGGGCGGCTACCCGTTCAACCACGGGAAAGGACAGAATTGGTCGTTTGCGGACGGCCATGTTGAGCACCGGCGCTGGCTGGACGAGGACACGGTGAGAAAATCAAAAATAAAATTTCTGCCTGGAACAGCTTACGCCCTGCCGGGCAATCGCGACTACATCGCCCTGCAAGAAGCGGCGCCCCTGTGGTGGGTCCTGGACCCAAAGAATCCGGATCCGTGA